The Lycium barbarum isolate Lr01 chromosome 10, ASM1917538v2, whole genome shotgun sequence genome includes a region encoding these proteins:
- the LOC132613655 gene encoding protein BASIC PENTACYSTEINE2-like: MDDDGLNMRNWGYYEPSLKGHLGLQLMSSVVDRDTKPFLTRRENPIMLGANGVYHSRDSIIPEAPLSHIDYVRDSWINHRDKFLHMFPGNPYTTVLPETSSASHSMQMVQQQPDPAVEEPPPSVKKESTGPSKRKTGGTTPKAPKAKKSKKASSAVPKENGNPQRAKPAKKSMDIVINGIDMDISGIPIPVCSCTGAPQQCYRWGCGGWQSACCTTSISMYPLPMSTKRRGARIAGRKMSQGAFKKVLEKLASEGYNFANPIDLRTHWAKHGTNKFVTIR; the protein is encoded by the coding sequence ATGGATGACGACGGTTTGAACATGAGGAACTGGGGTTATTACGAACCTTCCCTTAAAGGGCACCTAGGTCTTCAGCTGATGTCATCGGTTGTTGATCGAGATACAAAACCTTTCCTTACTAGGCGTGAGAATCCAATTATGCTTGGTGCTAATGGGGTGTACCATTCTCGGGATTCTATCATTCCGGAAGCACCTTTATCTCACATTGATTATGTAAGGGACAGTTGGATAAATCACAGAGACAAATTTCTTCATATGTTTCCGGGGAATCCTTACACTACAGTTCTCCCTGAAACTTCTTCTGCAAGTCATTCCATGCAAATGGTACAACAACAACCCGATCCTGCTGTGGAGGAACCACCACCGAGTGTTAAGAAAGAAAGTACCGGTCCTTCGAAGAGAAAGACAGGTGGTACGACTCCCAAAGCTCCTAAAGCGAAGAAGTCGAAGAAAGCCTCATCCGCTGTACCTAAGGAAAATGGGAACCCCCAAAGAGCAAAACCAGCAAAGAAGAGCATGGACATTGTAATAAATGGAATTGACATGGATATTTCTGGTATTCCTATACCGGTTTGTTCCTGTACTGGTGCTCCTCAGCAATGCTATCGATGGGGATGTGGTGGCTGGCAGTCGGCTTGTTGCACTACTAGTATATCAATGTATCCGCTTCCAATGAGTACTAAAAGACGTGGAGCAAGAATTGCTGGAAGAAAGATGAGCCAAGGTGCATTCAAGAAGGTTTTGGAGAAACTTGCTTCGGAAGGATACAATTTTGCTAATCCAATTGATCTGAGGACTCACTGGGCTAAACATGGTACCAACAAGTTTGTGACAATCAGGTAG